TAGCAGGTGGCGCATATTTTGCGGTGTGATGTCGGTGAGCGGCATGGGTAGCGCATTCTGTAATATCTCCAAGTCTCGGCGATATGCTTCTACCGTATGCACTGACAGTCGTCGCACAGCGGCTGTTTCGTGCACAAATGCAGCTGACGCTTCTTTTAGAGTATTCATATTACCGCCGCCAGCAATTGCGCTAATCGGCGGCAAAATGTGTCATCACCAGCCGAAAATTTTTTGCCGGAAAGGGTGGTAAGGATTACTAATCCCACTGCTTTCCTTCCGCGCTTAAGAGGCAAATGATAGTACCCCTCGGTTTTTGCCGCTGAGTTGTCCAATGGTAACTTATCGGCACGACCGCCAGCAGGTAAGCGCGCTGTTTTTGTTGCTAATGCTTTCATATCATTATTAAAAATCATAATACGACAACTGCCAGCTTTCATTCCTCGGCGTATCAGTGTTTCGGTTTTTTGTAACCATTCAGTATCGCGGCGAATGAGTAACAGCGACACGTCATGCATCATGGTAACAATGGCATCATTGTCAGCGGCAATATTTCGTGCGTCGGTTAACTGACGTTGCAGTAAGCGATTTTTCTCTCGTAGAGTGGTTATTTCTCTAGCGCGAATGTCAAGTGATTGTGCCATTACTTTATTGTATCGGGTCAGCAGGCTGAGGCAAAAAATAATTTTAGATTTTTGCAATTATCACAGCTATTAAAAATGTGATAGTGGTTCTTTCCTGACAATCGTAAAATGTCCAGAACGTTATTTGGTTTCAGGGAACATTGCAATCAAGGATATAATTATTTTCACTACTTACGGAGGATACAAAATGCAACATAAAAAATCAATTCTCACATGTCTGATGTTGGTATCTACATTGTTTGGTTCCGCCGGTGCGATGGCGGCGGAGTACGATATAGATGCTTCTCATTCTTTTGTGCAGTTTCGTACTAAACACTTGGGCTACAGTTGGCTTGTCGGGCGTTTTGACCGTCTGTCGGGGGTATTTGACTATGCTCCAGAACAAGGTGCGGCGGCACAGAGCATTTTTGTTGAAGTAGATGTGACCAGTGTTAATAGTAATCATGCTGAGCGTGACAAGCATTTGCGTAGTGATGATTTTTTAAATTCAGATGACTATCCAAATGCTACCTTTAAAAGTACAAGCTATGAAGGCGATGCAGATGGTGGCACAATGCATGGTGAATTGACACTACATGGTGTTACTAAGCCGCTCGCCATTGAAATAAAAAAAATCGGTGAAGGCAATGACCCATGGGGAGGTTATCGCGCTGGTTTTGAGGGTAAAGTCCAAATTACCCGAGCCGATTTTGGTATGGAGTACAACTTAGGTCCAGATGCTGTAGTTGTTGAACTGGATTTGTATATTGAAGGTGTTCGCCGTCAATAATGTCGCCTGTTGACCGCGGCGACAAATACGGTTTGGTTAGCCGGTTATTGCATTGGTCTTTGGCGTTGTTGATTTTTTCCATGGCCGCATTGGGCGCATGGATGGTAGAGGCAGGTTACTATGCACGTTGGTATCTGATGGCGTTGAACGCACACAAAACGTTGGGATTGATGTCGTTGGCCGTGGCGTTGTTGTTGATTACTTGGCGTATGATAGTTGCATCACCGGCACCATTGCACGGATTATCGGTTGCGGAGAGTAGGGCGGCGCGTTGGGTGCATCGGTTGTTGCTATTATTAGCAGTTATTGTTCCTTTTTGCGGTTATCTAATATCCACGGCACGGCAGAAAGGAGTGGACATTTTTGGACTGTTCATAGTGCCGCCGGTTGTTGCGCTTCCTGACAGTTGGCGCGACATTACTGTAGAAGTACACTATTGGCTGGGATATGGCGTTGTTATTGTTGCTTGTGGTCATGCATTGGCTGCTCTTAAACATCAATTATGGGATAAAAATGACAGCTTGCAGCGCATGCTATAGCCTCCAACTTTTGTTTATTAGTTGTAATCAACGAAAGTGAAAGTGCCATAGCACTATCTCTACGATAAGCTCATGTTGCCACTGAGTGCCATTGCTTTTTTGTCCGGAGTGTGTTTGCTGCAAGGTCAAGAGGAATTGCCATCGCTAAGTGGCATGTTGCTATTGTTGCCACCGGCTTTTGCGGCTTGGCGATTGAAAGGAAAGAGACGGACGGCGGCATTGTTGCTGTTCGTGTTTGGGTTTGGTTTTTACTGGGCTGCGTGTCGCGCCGAATGGCGGCTGGCGCAGACGCTACCACCGGAATTGGAATGGCGCGATATTATTGTGGAGGGAACGGTGCGTGGATTGCCTCAAACCAACGAACAGCGCACGCGGTTTGATTTTGATATTGAGCGCATAGTGTCACCGACTATGCCGTTGCGATTACGAGTGCGGTTGGCTGATTATCATCGCAGCGGTACACCGTTGGCGGAAATTTTCAATAACGCTCAGCTACGGTTGGTGGTTCGTATCCGTCCGCCATCGGCGCGTCTCAATCCGCATGGTTTTGATTATGCTGGCTATTTATTTGCCACCGGCGTGCGTGCAGTGGGCTATGTGCGTCATCGCGAACAAGTGGAGATAGTTCGCCCTGGTGGTGGTTGGCGTGAGGCTCTAAGACGGCAGGCATTAGCGCAACCGCAACAAGGCGATTTACTGGCAGCGTTTGTGGTGGGTGACCGCTCGGCTATTGATGAATCACAATGGCGAGTATTGCAGCGTACCGGCACAGCACATTTATTGAGCATTTCTGGCACTCACATTACATTGGCAGCAGGATTTGCTGCGTTGCTGGTCGGTTGGCTGTGGCGTCGCCAGCAGTGGCTGATGCGCATTATGCCAGCACAAAAGGCGGCTATTGTTGCTGCCGTGCCGGTGGCACTGGCTTATGCTTTGCTTGCCGGATTTGGCGTTCCGGTGCGGCGTAGTTTCCTAATGTTTTTTGCGGTAGCAGTAGCATTGCTCAGTGGCGGTATTTCGTCGGCAAGTCAAGTGATGGCGCTCGCTGCCCTTGTCGTTGTCGTAGTTGATCCGTGGGCGGTGTCATCTGCTGGTTTTTGGTTATCATTTATGCTTGCCGGTGCCGTAGTATTGGTGCTCGGTAGTACAGGCGGACGAAATTGGTGGCATTTGTTGCGAGTGCAGTGTCTAATATCATTTTTTGCTATGCCATTCACACTATGGTTTTTTAATCAAGCTTCTTTATTGTCACCGCTGGCTAATGTTGTTGCTGTGCCGGTTGTTGGTTTTTTTATTTTACCTTTGGTTTTGTTGGATGTGTTGTTACCCGGAAATGCGTTGTGGACCGTCGCTAGTTGGGGGTTATCCACTTTATGGGCGTTTTTAGATTACCTGTCGGCTTTGCCATTCGCCGCTTGGCAACCGGCAGCGGCACCGTGGTGGCTATTTATATTGGCTTGTGCTGGCGGCATTTGGCTTATTATGCCCGCCGGTATGCCGGCTCGCTGGACAGGTATGTTTCCGGTATTGGCAATGTTGTTGTGGCAGCCGTCACCATTACCAGTGGGAACTTTTCATATGACTGTGCTGGATATTGGACAAGGCACTAGCGTGGTAATTAAGACCACTAATCACACTTTAGTATATGACGCCGGTCGGTCGTATGCTGCTAAGGAAATTGACAGCTATTTGCGTGGCGAAGGGCGCCGAAATCTTGACATGTTGATTGTCAGCCACGATGATATCGATCACAGTGGTGGTGCGGCGGAATTGATGCACCTAAAGTCGCCAGTAAAATTATTGTCATCATTGCCGGATTCGCATCCGGCGGTTATTGCTGCCACTCACCATCAACCCTGTGAGGCAGGGCAAATGTGGACATGGGACGGCGTAACATTTGAAATATTGCATCCACAGAGAGAAACATTAACCGTGCTGTCGGATAATGCTTCTAGCTGCGTGTTAAAAATATTTGGGGCTGGTGGCTCGGCGTTACTGACCGGAGATATTTCAGAAAAAATTGAACAAGCTCTTGTCGCATCAGGTAAATCACTAAAAACGGATGTATTGCTGGCACCTCATCACGGCAGTAGGCATTCCTCCTCCTCAGCTTTTTTGCATGCAGTGTCGCCGCATACTGTGATATTTAGCGTCGGTGCTAATAATCCTTACGGTCATCCGCACTCAACGGTTTTAGCACGATCTACTGCTGTCGGCGCAGGGCTCTATCGCACTGATACAGACGGCGCAGTTATAGTAGAGGTTGGTCCTAGTGATGTTCGGGTACAGCGGTGGGGACCTGAAAGAAAACGTTACTGGCAAAATACAGTAGCATCGTACGGAAGATCTGATTAAATTCATGAAATAAAGAGTAGTAATATTGAGCGTACGAATAGATAGCCTTATGTTTATGAAAAAAAGCGGACGAATTCAATAACCATCGCTTAGATAAGTATGTTTGTGACCGCGATTACGGGTAACAAATTTGTCGCGTTTTTTGAAAATTTTGTTTTTTACTTTATTTTAAATAGTGTGGTATAAATGGTAAGTAAGTGTATTAGATGCATTTGTGGTGTTGTGTCTAGTAATATTTTGTGGTATCGCAATAAAAAGAAGGAGAGAGCAAATGGCAATATCCGTTTCCTTGGCAGTTAACGGTAAGCAAGTAGAAGGCGAGGTAAGTCCTAATACTTTGTTAGTAGAATATTTACGTGAACATGCGCGATTGACGGGCACTCATATAGGATGCGATACTAGCCAATGTGGTGCCTGTGTAGTACATGTCAATGGGCAATCAATTAAATCTTGTACCATGTTAGCAGTTCAAGCTAACGGCACTGTAATAACTACTATTGAAGGACTTGCCGATGGCGATACACTCCATGCAGTGCAGGCGGCGTTTAAAGAATGTCACGGATTGCAGTGCGGTTTTTGCACTGCCGGTATGGTGATGAGTACCGCTGATTTACTGAATAAAAACCCCAATCCATCTGATGAAGAAATTCGCAATTGGCTAGAGGGCAATATCTGTCGTTGTACCGGCTATCAAAATATTGTTAAAGCGGTACGCCATGCGGCTGCGCAGCTAAGAGGATGAGCGGAAATTTTGTCGTATCCAAAAATTAAAATAATACATTCCTGCAGAGGAGGACGTAAATGAGCACACAAGGCATCGGGGCTTCAGTCAAACGAAGCGAAGACATGCGATTCTTAACTGGGCGTGGCAATTACACGGATGATATCGTTCGACCACATCAGGCATATGCGTATATTTTACGATCGCCTCATGCGAGTGCAAAAATTCGTGGTATTGACACGGTAGCCGCCAAGTCTGCTGCTGGCGTTATTGCTGTTTATACAGGAGTAGACCTGCAATGTGGTTCCATTCCCTGTGGTTGGTTAGTTAATAATGCCGATGGTTCACCAATGAAGGAGCCGGCACATCCGCCGTTGGCACAAGGTGCAGTGCGGCACGTGGGCGACCAAGTGGCTGTGATTATTGCTGAAACATTGGCACAGGCTAAAGCCGCTTCCGAGTTAATTGAAGTAGATTATGACGTGTTGCCTGCCGTAGTGGATATGGAAAAAGCTGTTGCTGGTGGTCAAGCTGTACACGAAGAAGCGCCAGATAATTTATGTTACGATTGGGTGTTAGGTGATGATGTTGCCAGTGTAGACGCCGTAATCGCCGCGTCTACACACCAAGTATCTTTGCGGTTGACTAACAATCGTCTTGTTCCTAACGCCATGGAGCCACGCGCTGCTATTGGTGAGTACGATTTGTCGGCGGATTCGTATACGCTTTATACCACTAGCCAAAATCCACATGTAATTCGTCTGCTTATGGGTGCTTTTGTATTACAAATTCCCGAACACAAATTGCGTGTTGTGTCACCGGATGTAGGTGGTGGATTTGGATCCAAAATTTATCATTATGCTGAAGAAGCCATTGTTACTTGGGCTGCTAAGCAAGTGCGGCGGCCGGTCAAATGGACGGCGGATCGATCTGATTCTTTTGTTAGTGATGCTCATGGCCGCGATCACATCACTAATGTAACGTTAGGCGTTGACTCCGACGGAAAATTTACAGCGCTTAAGGTAGAAACTAAGGCCAATCTCGGTGCCTACTTGTCTACTTTTTCTACCTGTGTACCGACGTATTTGTATGCAACGTTGCTGGCAGGCGTGTACACCACACCAAAAATTTATTGCAACGTTAAAGCGGTTTTCACCAATACCGTACCGGTTGATGCTTATCGTGGTGCTGGGCGCCCAGAAGCCACTTATTTAATTGAGCGTATTGTTGACAAAGCAGCACGACAAATCGGTATAGACAGAGTGGAGTTGCGGCGTAAAAATTTTATTCCCAAAGAAGCCTTTCCTTATCAAACACCAGTAGCTTTGCAATACGACTCAGGGGATTATCATGCTTCTTTGGAGCAGGCACTCAAAGAAGCTGATTGGAATGGTTTTGCTGCACGTAAAGCAGAATCCGCTCAAAACGGCAAATTGCGCGGTATTGGTGTGTCTACTTATGTTGAAGCATGTGGTATTGCGCCATCGGCGGTAGTCGGTTCGCTAGGCGCTCGTGCTGGGCTATTTGAAGCGGCTAATGTGCGGGTTAATCCTACGGGCTCGGTATCGGTGTTTACTGGCAGTCACAGTCATGGGCAAGGGCACGAAACTACCTTTGCACAAATTGTTTCTGACAAATTGGGAATTCCCTTTGAGAATGTAAATATTGTGCACGGTGATACCGCTAGTGTGCCTTTTGGTATGGGGACGTATGGCTCGCGTTCGCTGGCGGTAGGTGGAGAGGCTATCATGCGTGCGCTCAATAAAATTACTGAAAAAGCCGGAAAAATTGCTGCACATATTATGGAAGCAGATGCCGGTGACGTTGAGTTTGCTGACGGTAATTTTACTGTCAAAGGTACCGATAAGTCGATGGCTTTTGGTGAAGTTTCGCTAGCCGCTTATGTGCCGCATAACTTTCCACACAAATCATCGCACGATGACTCCAACGGTTTGGAGCCGGGTCTAGAAGAGCAAGCATTTTATGACCCACTCAATTTCACTTATCCTGGTGGTTGCCATATTTGCGAAGTAGAAGTAGATCCCGATACCGGCAAGGTCAAGGTAGTGAACTTTACTGCTGTAGATGATGTAGGGCAGGTAATTAATCC
This region of Candidatus Persebacteraceae bacterium Df01 genomic DNA includes:
- a CDS encoding YceI family protein — translated: MQHKKSILTCLMLVSTLFGSAGAMAAEYDIDASHSFVQFRTKHLGYSWLVGRFDRLSGVFDYAPEQGAAAQSIFVEVDVTSVNSNHAERDKHLRSDDFLNSDDYPNATFKSTSYEGDADGGTMHGELTLHGVTKPLAIEIKKIGEGNDPWGGYRAGFEGKVQITRADFGMEYNLGPDAVVVELDLYIEGVRRQ
- a CDS encoding cytochrome b, yielding MSPVDRGDKYGLVSRLLHWSLALLIFSMAALGAWMVEAGYYARWYLMALNAHKTLGLMSLAVALLLITWRMIVASPAPLHGLSVAESRAARWVHRLLLLLAVIVPFCGYLISTARQKGVDIFGLFIVPPVVALPDSWRDITVEVHYWLGYGVVIVACGHALAALKHQLWDKNDSLQRML
- a CDS encoding DNA internalization-related competence protein ComEC/Rec2; translated protein: MLPLSAIAFLSGVCLLQGQEELPSLSGMLLLLPPAFAAWRLKGKRRTAALLLFVFGFGFYWAACRAEWRLAQTLPPELEWRDIIVEGTVRGLPQTNEQRTRFDFDIERIVSPTMPLRLRVRLADYHRSGTPLAEIFNNAQLRLVVRIRPPSARLNPHGFDYAGYLFATGVRAVGYVRHREQVEIVRPGGGWREALRRQALAQPQQGDLLAAFVVGDRSAIDESQWRVLQRTGTAHLLSISGTHITLAAGFAALLVGWLWRRQQWLMRIMPAQKAAIVAAVPVALAYALLAGFGVPVRRSFLMFFAVAVALLSGGISSASQVMALAALVVVVVDPWAVSSAGFWLSFMLAGAVVLVLGSTGGRNWWHLLRVQCLISFFAMPFTLWFFNQASLLSPLANVVAVPVVGFFILPLVLLDVLLPGNALWTVASWGLSTLWAFLDYLSALPFAAWQPAAAPWWLFILACAGGIWLIMPAGMPARWTGMFPVLAMLLWQPSPLPVGTFHMTVLDIGQGTSVVIKTTNHTLVYDAGRSYAAKEIDSYLRGEGRRNLDMLIVSHDDIDHSGGAAELMHLKSPVKLLSSLPDSHPAVIAATHHQPCEAGQMWTWDGVTFEILHPQRETLTVLSDNASSCVLKIFGAGGSALLTGDISEKIEQALVASGKSLKTDVLLAPHHGSRHSSSSAFLHAVSPHTVIFSVGANNPYGHPHSTVLARSTAVGAGLYRTDTDGAVIVEVGPSDVRVQRWGPERKRYWQNTVASYGRSD
- a CDS encoding (2Fe-2S)-binding protein; this encodes MAISVSLAVNGKQVEGEVSPNTLLVEYLREHARLTGTHIGCDTSQCGACVVHVNGQSIKSCTMLAVQANGTVITTIEGLADGDTLHAVQAAFKECHGLQCGFCTAGMVMSTADLLNKNPNPSDEEIRNWLEGNICRCTGYQNIVKAVRHAAAQLRG
- a CDS encoding xanthine dehydrogenase family protein molybdopterin-binding subunit: MSTQGIGASVKRSEDMRFLTGRGNYTDDIVRPHQAYAYILRSPHASAKIRGIDTVAAKSAAGVIAVYTGVDLQCGSIPCGWLVNNADGSPMKEPAHPPLAQGAVRHVGDQVAVIIAETLAQAKAASELIEVDYDVLPAVVDMEKAVAGGQAVHEEAPDNLCYDWVLGDDVASVDAVIAASTHQVSLRLTNNRLVPNAMEPRAAIGEYDLSADSYTLYTTSQNPHVIRLLMGAFVLQIPEHKLRVVSPDVGGGFGSKIYHYAEEAIVTWAAKQVRRPVKWTADRSDSFVSDAHGRDHITNVTLGVDSDGKFTALKVETKANLGAYLSTFSTCVPTYLYATLLAGVYTTPKIYCNVKAVFTNTVPVDAYRGAGRPEATYLIERIVDKAARQIGIDRVELRRKNFIPKEAFPYQTPVALQYDSGDYHASLEQALKEADWNGFAARKAESAQNGKLRGIGVSTYVEACGIAPSAVVGSLGARAGLFEAANVRVNPTGSVSVFTGSHSHGQGHETTFAQIVSDKLGIPFENVNIVHGDTASVPFGMGTYGSRSLAVGGEAIMRALNKITEKAGKIAAHIMEADAGDVEFADGNFTVKGTDKSMAFGEVSLAAYVPHNFPHKSSHDDSNGLEPGLEEQAFYDPLNFTYPGGCHICEVEVDPDTGKVKVVNFTAVDDVGQVINPMIVEGQIQGGVAQGIGQALLEQAVYDENGQLLTGSYMDYTMPRADDVPNIQVSNTVTLCTHNSLGVKGCGEVGAIGSPPAVINAVLDALEEKGVKDISMPATSYRVWQAMQDAKVN